A genome region from Labilibaculum antarcticum includes the following:
- a CDS encoding alpha-L-fucosidase — translation MKQFRLIYFIVGVLILASCSRSQKVTGENQKYEANWESLKQHKAAPEWFADAKLGMYFHWGPYSVPAYGSAWYPANMYVKGSDVNKFHEKNFGPIEEFGYEDFIPMFTAEHFDPEEWADLFQMTGAKFAGPVAEHHDGFAMWDSEVNPWNAADMGPKRDILGELFASLKKRNIKTLATFHHARNGQRNANNPEYWDRNGFNSHYPYNPDLPTATTDPKLRKLFGNWENIEDFNQYWLDQVEEVVDKYNPDMLWYDSWLNMIPEDKINEMLAYHFNNGLKHNKEVVVCSKHQDIPLEIGIDDLEQGGRRDIYPLPWMTDITLSNSHWMYVEGEKYKDAALVVRNMIDVWSKNGTVLLNISPRADGVINQEQRDILKDIGAWMKIYGEAVYGTRPFKIFGYGNANATDASHDGQSAKVKYTASDVRYTLAKDKKSMYVFFLGVPEAGKTIKMRAIGGFHRNLPPSPIKNIKLMGADIDIEWKLTPQTLLLTMPEVEYNPIATVLKLELE, via the coding sequence ATGAAGCAATTTAGACTTATCTATTTTATTGTAGGCGTTCTAATATTGGCTAGTTGCTCACGCTCTCAAAAAGTAACAGGGGAAAATCAGAAGTACGAAGCAAACTGGGAATCGCTAAAACAACACAAAGCCGCGCCGGAATGGTTTGCTGATGCCAAATTGGGAATGTATTTCCACTGGGGGCCTTATAGTGTACCTGCCTATGGCAGTGCGTGGTATCCTGCCAATATGTATGTAAAAGGGAGTGATGTTAATAAATTCCATGAAAAGAACTTTGGGCCTATTGAAGAATTTGGTTACGAAGACTTTATTCCAATGTTTACAGCGGAACATTTTGATCCTGAAGAGTGGGCCGATTTGTTTCAAATGACAGGTGCTAAATTTGCTGGTCCGGTAGCCGAGCATCACGATGGTTTTGCCATGTGGGATAGCGAAGTAAACCCGTGGAATGCTGCTGACATGGGACCAAAACGTGATATTTTAGGTGAACTGTTTGCTTCGTTAAAGAAACGCAACATCAAGACACTGGCGACTTTTCACCATGCCAGAAACGGACAGCGCAATGCCAATAATCCGGAGTATTGGGATCGCAATGGTTTTAACAGTCACTATCCTTATAATCCTGATTTACCAACGGCAACTACCGATCCAAAGCTTCGTAAATTATTCGGAAACTGGGAAAATATTGAGGATTTTAACCAGTATTGGTTGGATCAAGTAGAAGAGGTGGTAGATAAATACAATCCAGATATGTTGTGGTATGATTCGTGGTTAAACATGATTCCGGAAGATAAAATTAACGAGATGTTGGCTTATCATTTTAACAATGGTCTGAAACACAATAAGGAAGTTGTAGTCTGTAGCAAGCACCAAGATATTCCACTGGAAATAGGTATTGATGACTTAGAGCAAGGTGGGCGTAGAGATATTTATCCTTTGCCTTGGATGACAGATATTACCTTGAGCAATAGTCATTGGATGTATGTGGAAGGGGAAAAGTATAAAGATGCTGCACTTGTGGTGCGTAACATGATTGATGTGTGGAGTAAGAATGGGACAGTGCTTTTAAATATTTCGCCGCGAGCCGATGGTGTTATTAACCAAGAGCAACGTGATATTTTGAAAGACATTGGAGCTTGGATGAAAATTTATGGCGAAGCGGTTTATGGAACACGACCATTTAAGATTTTTGGATATGGTAATGCCAATGCTACTGATGCTTCTCATGATGGGCAATCGGCTAAAGTTAAATACACCGCCAGCGATGTTCGTTATACCCTTGCTAAAGACAAAAAGTCGATGTATGTCTTCTTTTTAGGCGTACCGGAAGCCGGGAAAACAATAAAAATGAGAGCTATTGGTGGATTCCACCGCAACCTTCCTCCTTCACCAATCAAAAATATAAAGTTGATGGGGGCAGACATAGATATCGAGTGGAAACTTACTCCCCAAACCTTACTACTTACCATGCCAGAAGTAGAATATAACCCTATTGCAACAGTCTTAAAATTAGAACTAGAGTAA
- a CDS encoding glycoside hydrolase family 117 protein — protein sequence MREIFCFLFVSIVLFSCQQKQESNDKGFPFLVSKEKPNRALSAAVERNYDAYLSIRPEQNELYTQFKYTKLKGFDYNGGDGTLTRRDPSKVIFENGKYYVWYTYRNTVVKSVGMARAKEANDTIPSADWDLAEIWYATSEDGFIWEEQGVAVPRPPKPQAGWRSVTTTDILKWKGKYYLYYQAFMEASGLRGDFCPVAVSYADSPDGPWTSANKVVIPNGSEGSWDQYSIHDPYPLVHNGKIYLYYKGDFDKRPELKPSKIRMQGLAISEDPLGPFVKHPLNPVINSGHETTLFPFKEGVAALVIRDGMERNTIQYAKDWVNFEIASIVELMPDAGGPFIPDAFTDTKDGRGITWGISHFTNAAEDWNRNHSVLTRFDCDLSLDIDDQQMKEHGNVYGPDFHYKYGLSSKQKERIKEEDKKLKE from the coding sequence ATGAGAGAGATATTCTGTTTCCTGTTTGTAAGTATTGTGCTGTTTTCGTGTCAGCAAAAACAAGAAAGCAATGACAAAGGGTTTCCATTTTTGGTTTCAAAAGAAAAACCAAATCGAGCATTAAGTGCTGCTGTAGAACGTAATTACGATGCTTATTTGTCCATTCGTCCCGAACAAAATGAATTGTATACACAGTTTAAATACACCAAATTAAAAGGTTTTGATTACAACGGAGGAGATGGTACACTTACCCGCAGAGACCCATCGAAAGTAATCTTTGAAAATGGGAAGTACTACGTTTGGTATACTTATCGCAATACTGTAGTGAAATCAGTGGGAATGGCGAGAGCAAAAGAAGCGAATGATACGATTCCATCAGCCGATTGGGATTTAGCCGAGATTTGGTATGCGACATCGGAAGATGGTTTCATCTGGGAAGAACAAGGTGTAGCCGTTCCTCGCCCTCCAAAGCCTCAAGCTGGTTGGCGTTCAGTTACAACCACTGATATTTTGAAATGGAAAGGGAAATATTATTTGTACTATCAGGCTTTTATGGAGGCGAGTGGCTTAAGGGGTGATTTTTGTCCGGTAGCTGTATCGTATGCCGATTCTCCTGATGGTCCATGGACTTCTGCTAATAAGGTCGTCATTCCAAATGGTTCTGAAGGCTCTTGGGATCAATATTCCATTCATGATCCTTATCCGTTAGTGCATAATGGGAAAATCTATTTGTATTATAAAGGTGATTTTGATAAAAGACCAGAGCTAAAACCTTCTAAAATTCGTATGCAAGGTTTGGCAATTTCTGAAGATCCGCTGGGTCCATTTGTTAAGCATCCATTAAATCCAGTTATCAATTCTGGTCACGAAACCACATTATTTCCTTTTAAGGAAGGTGTTGCCGCTTTGGTGATTCGAGATGGTATGGAACGAAATACAATTCAATATGCGAAAGATTGGGTGAACTTTGAAATTGCATCAATTGTAGAATTGATGCCAGATGCCGGAGGACCATTTATTCCGGATGCTTTTACGGATACCAAAGATGGAAGAGGTATTACTTGGGGCATTTCTCACTTTACAAATGCAGCAGAAGATTGGAATCGAAATCATTCTGTATTGACACGATTTGATTGCGATTTAAGTTTAGATATTGATGATCAACAAATGAAAGAACATGGCAATGTTTATGGTCCTGATTTTCATTATAAATATGGTTTAAGCTCAAAACAAAAAGAGCGGATAAAAGAAGAGGACAAAAAATTAAAAGAATAA